The sequence below is a genomic window from Rudanella lutea DSM 19387.
AATTACGGATACGATACACCGCCCTCACATTCAGGCTCCAAACCGGGCGCGGCTATCATAACCAAGCCCCAGCCCCACGCTCGATAGTTTGTTCTGATCGGCAATGGCGGCTTTGGGAAACAACTGCCGGAACAGCGCTTGTACCGATCTGACTTCGGTAGAGCCGCCCGTCAGAATCACCAGCTCGATGGCTTCGGGGCTTACGCCCGCGGCTTGCAGGCACGCCCGCGCCGACGTCTCAATGGCTCGTACATCCTCAGCAATAGCTTCTTCAAACACGGTCCGATCTACCGGAATGGTAAACCCCTCCTGAATAAAATCGAAATGGGTTTCGTGGGTTTCATCCTCCGAAAGGGCGATTTTGGCTTCTTCGGCTCCCGCCAGCAGCATATGCCCCGTTTCGCGCACGAGCACATCCAGCAGCCGGCTATACCGGGTTTTATCGTGCGACTCATGCAGCAGTTGCCGGGTCTGCATAATGAGTTTGGGCGTGTACAGGAAGTTGACCTTACTCCACTCCGCCAGATCGTGGAAGGGCTTGAGTGGCACCTCCAGGTTCTTGGGGCCGTAGGTGGTCCGGTAGCCGATTTCGGGCATGATAGCCGCCAGGCTGAGGGCTTTATCAAAATCATTGCCCCCGATACGAACCCCGGTATTAGCCAGAATATCCGACGTACGATCGGGCTTGTTGACGCACCGGTTCGACAAACGGATAACGGTAAAATCGGACGTACCACCACCCAGATCGGCTACGATGGCCAGCTTTTCGCCCGAAATGCCGGTTTCGTGGGCAAAGGCGGCCGCAATCGGCTCAAACTGAAACTCGATGTGTTTGAACCCCAGCCGCCCGGCAATGGTCCTGAGTTCGGCCTGCGCCTGCTCGTCGGCCTGCGGGTCGTTGTCGACAAAATGAACCGGGCGCCCCATCACCACATTATCAATAGTGGCCCCGGCCTGAGCTTCAGCGCCGTCTTTCAGATTCTTGAGAAACGCCGTAATGATAACCCCGAAATTCATGGCGGCCCCGTTGACGAGCGTACCCTGCTTCATGAGCGAGGTTCCCAACACCCGTTTCAGGCTTCGCATAAACCGCCCCGGCTCCCGGTCAAAAAACCGCCGAACGGCCACCCGTCCATACAACGCCTTGTTATCAGCCTGTCGAAAAAAGATGGCACTCGGCATGGTAACGTGGTCCTGTTCAACCGGCACCAGCTTGATTTCGCCGTTTAGATCAATAGCTATGGTGGAGTTGGACGTACCAAAGTCGATGCCGCAGGAAAGGGGTTTCATTTGCTTCACGTATTAGGCCCATTTCGGGGCAAAAAGGCCGCAAAAGTACCATTTTTTGCCTAAACCCCTTCACTAAACTCTGCTTTTATCAACTGACCAAAACCCACGACCCATCTTTTTACAACATTGTTGCAGAAAGTTTTTGCAACAATGTTGCGGCTGCTGTAGTTTTGTGGCTACGAATGATGATCCAGTCTCCAATTAGTAACCGGGCCAATGCTTGCCTTCGTCAACTCACCACTCTGCTGAGTCTGGCATGGTTCCTGTTGCCGCTCGGGGCTCAGGCCCAACTGACCCCAGCCTGTACGGGCAGCTTATCCGGTCAGATTCTGACGAGTGCGCCAGCGAGCGCGGGCCTGCCCGGTGCCACTATTTATATCCGCGAGCTGCAACGCGGTGCCCTCACCGATAGCGAGGGGCGGTTTCGGCTCGACAACCTGTGCCCCGGCCAATACACCGTCGAATACCGTTTTCTGGGTTTTACGTCCGTAACCGAATCGGTACGATTACCTGTGGATTCGGTGCGGCAAATCACCCTGAGCAACGATGCCCGCAACTTACCCGGCGTCGATGTGACCGAGCACCGTTCAGAAGCCAAACAGATCCTACAGACACAAAGCGAACTGGCAGGGATAGCCCTCGACCAAACGCGGGGCCTCACTTTGGGCGAAAGCCTGAAAGCCATTGCCGGGCTCTATTCAATTCAGAGCGGGCCTACCATCTCCAAACCCGTGATTCACGGTCTGTACAGCAATCGGATTCTGGTGTTGAACAACGGGATTCGGCAGGAAGACCAGCAGTGGGGTAGCGAACACGCTCCGCAGGTAGATCAGTTTGTGGCCTCGCGACTGACCGTCATCAAAGGGGCCGCGAGTATCCGGTACGGCTCCGATGCGGTTGGCGGGGTTATTCTGGTGGAGCCTAAAGCTATGCCCTCTGCACCGGGGATTCACGGCGAAGCCAACCTCGTGGGTGCTACCAACGGGCGAATGGGGGCCATTTCGGGCTTTCTGGAAGGCGCGTTCGACCGTAAACTAACGGGCCTCAGCTGGCGGGTGCAAGGCACCCTCAAACGGGCCGGCAATGCCCGCGCGCCGGGTTATTTTCTGGAAAACACCGGGTTCCGGGAGCGCAACTTCTCGGCCGACCTCCACTACGACCGTAAGCACTGGGGGGCCGAAGTGTACTACAGCCAGTTTAACAATCAGATTGGGATGTTCAGGGGGGCGCAGGTCGGCAGCCTGAGCGACTTGTACGCGGCCATTGCCCGCCCGGAACCGCTGGTGCAACCGGGATTTACGTACACCATCGACCGCCCGTTTCAGGATGTTCAGCATCAATTGCTCAAAG
It includes:
- a CDS encoding Hsp70 family protein yields the protein MKPLSCGIDFGTSNSTIAIDLNGEIKLVPVEQDHVTMPSAIFFRQADNKALYGRVAVRRFFDREPGRFMRSLKRVLGTSLMKQGTLVNGAAMNFGVIITAFLKNLKDGAEAQAGATIDNVVMGRPVHFVDNDPQADEQAQAELRTIAGRLGFKHIEFQFEPIAAAFAHETGISGEKLAIVADLGGGTSDFTVIRLSNRCVNKPDRTSDILANTGVRIGGNDFDKALSLAAIMPEIGYRTTYGPKNLEVPLKPFHDLAEWSKVNFLYTPKLIMQTRQLLHESHDKTRYSRLLDVLVRETGHMLLAGAEEAKIALSEDETHETHFDFIQEGFTIPVDRTVFEEAIAEDVRAIETSARACLQAAGVSPEAIELVILTGGSTEVRSVQALFRQLFPKAAIADQNKLSSVGLGLGYDSRARFGA